In Halobaculum magnesiiphilum, the following proteins share a genomic window:
- a CDS encoding electron transfer flavoprotein subunit alpha/FixB family protein, with protein sequence MSDVLAVADHRRGELRDVSFEIVRAGRELAADLGGDLHLAVIAGDTEAFADRLSLAGVDAIHTVDAGAEFNHDLYAGATAALFEELSPTAVLMPNSVNGLDYAPAVANRLDVPLVADAVGLAYDGGLEATREMYGSKVETAVEVSEEPFAVTVRGGEWAAVEETADVPVETFDYEFDESASGARVQGFEEVGAGDVDIADAEFLVSIGRGIEEEENLELIEELAEVTGATLSSSRPIVDNGWLPKNRQVGQSGKQVTPDVYLAIGISGAVQHVAGMKGAETIIAINTDPNAPIFDIADYGIVGDLFDVVPALIEEFN encoded by the coding sequence ATGAGCGACGTGCTCGCGGTCGCCGACCACCGACGCGGCGAGCTTCGGGACGTGAGCTTCGAGATCGTCCGCGCCGGACGCGAGCTGGCGGCCGACCTCGGCGGCGACCTCCACCTCGCGGTGATCGCCGGCGACACCGAGGCGTTCGCCGACCGGCTCTCGCTTGCGGGCGTCGACGCGATCCACACCGTCGACGCGGGCGCCGAGTTCAACCACGACCTGTACGCCGGCGCGACGGCCGCGCTGTTCGAGGAGCTGTCGCCGACGGCGGTCCTGATGCCCAACTCCGTCAACGGCCTCGACTACGCGCCCGCGGTCGCCAACCGGCTCGACGTGCCGCTGGTCGCCGACGCGGTCGGCCTCGCGTACGACGGGGGGTTGGAGGCGACCCGCGAGATGTACGGCTCGAAGGTGGAGACGGCCGTCGAGGTGAGCGAGGAGCCGTTCGCCGTCACCGTCCGCGGGGGCGAGTGGGCCGCCGTCGAGGAGACGGCCGACGTGCCCGTCGAGACGTTCGACTACGAGTTCGACGAGTCGGCCTCCGGCGCCCGCGTGCAGGGCTTCGAGGAGGTCGGTGCCGGCGACGTGGACATCGCCGACGCGGAGTTCCTCGTCTCGATCGGTCGCGGCATCGAGGAGGAGGAGAACCTCGAACTCATCGAGGAGCTCGCCGAGGTCACCGGCGCGACGCTGTCGTCCTCGCGGCCGATCGTGGACAACGGCTGGCTCCCGAAGAACCGGCAGGTCGGCCAGTCCGGCAAGCAGGTGACGCCGGACGTGTACCTCGCGATCGGCATCTCCGGGGCCGTCCAGCACGTCGCCGGGATGAAGGGTGCCGAGACGATCATCGCGATCAACACCGACCCGAACGCGCCGATCTTCGACATCGCCGACTACGGGATCGTCGGCGACCTGTTCGACGTGGTGCCGGCGCTGATCGAGGAGTTCAATTGA
- a CDS encoding polyprenyl synthetase family protein, whose protein sequence is MEYLERRVAMADERLAEVTGAIEPSELGEEIEHVALAGGKRVRPTVTLLACEAAGGDPEDAVDFAVGVELVHNASLVIDDIIDRSDVRRGTPSAWAAFGYGPAIVASDGMLGEAFHLFSANEQAMQVVAEAMVELGEGEATELVAKPTNEEEYMTLARRKTGALFRAAAELGAVAAGADGFTIEAFGEYAERVGVAFQIRDDVLDATADADELGKPTGVDEAVDRPSLLQVTDLTPEEADQRARDQADAALEALETAGIGESDARGYLRDLAEFVVVRER, encoded by the coding sequence ATGGAGTATCTGGAGCGTCGGGTCGCGATGGCCGACGAGCGCCTCGCGGAGGTGACCGGGGCGATCGAGCCGTCGGAACTCGGCGAGGAGATCGAGCACGTCGCGCTCGCGGGCGGCAAGCGCGTCCGCCCGACCGTGACGCTCCTGGCGTGTGAGGCCGCCGGCGGCGACCCCGAGGACGCCGTCGACTTCGCGGTCGGGGTCGAGCTCGTTCACAACGCCTCGCTGGTCATCGACGACATCATCGACCGCTCGGACGTGCGCCGCGGCACCCCCTCCGCGTGGGCGGCGTTCGGCTACGGTCCCGCGATCGTCGCCTCCGACGGCATGCTGGGGGAGGCGTTTCACCTCTTCTCCGCCAACGAGCAGGCGATGCAGGTCGTCGCCGAGGCGATGGTCGAGCTCGGCGAGGGCGAGGCGACGGAGCTGGTCGCGAAGCCCACGAACGAGGAGGAGTACATGACGCTCGCGCGCCGCAAGACGGGCGCGCTGTTCCGCGCGGCCGCCGAACTCGGCGCCGTCGCCGCCGGCGCCGACGGCTTCACGATCGAGGCGTTCGGCGAGTACGCCGAGCGCGTCGGCGTCGCCTTCCAGATCCGCGACGACGTGCTCGACGCGACCGCCGACGCCGACGAGTTGGGCAAGCCCACCGGCGTCGACGAGGCCGTCGACCGCCCGTCGCTGCTACAGGTGACGGACCTCACCCCGGAGGAGGCCGACCAGCGCGCCCGCGACCAGGCCGATGCGGCGCTGGAGGCGCTGGAGACCGCGGGGATCGGCGAGTCGGACGCTCGCGGGTACCTGCGGGATCTGGCGGAGTTCGTCGTGGTTCGGGAGCGGTAG
- a CDS encoding 2-oxoacid:ferredoxin oxidoreductase subunit beta: MSSQVRFTDFKSDKQPTWCPGCGDFGTMNGMMKALAETGNDPDNTFVVAGIGCSGKIGTYMHSYAIHGVHGRALPVGAGVKMANPDLEVMVAGGDGDGYSIGAGHFVHAVRRNVDMSYVVMDNRIYGLTKGQASPTSREDFETSTTPEGPQQPPVNPLALALASGATFIAQSFSSDALRHQEIVRQAIEHDGFGFVNVFSPCVTFNDVDTYDYFRDSLVDLGEEDYDPTDREAAKEKVLDADKEYMGVLYQDEESQSYEQTHGLDSNMSDIDHEGAPEGAMDLVREFY; encoded by the coding sequence ATGAGTTCCCAGGTCAGGTTCACCGACTTCAAATCCGACAAGCAGCCCACGTGGTGTCCCGGATGCGGCGACTTCGGGACGATGAACGGCATGATGAAGGCGCTCGCGGAGACGGGCAACGACCCCGACAACACCTTCGTGGTCGCCGGCATCGGCTGTTCGGGCAAGATCGGCACGTACATGCACAGCTACGCGATCCACGGCGTCCACGGCCGTGCGCTCCCGGTCGGCGCGGGCGTGAAGATGGCCAACCCCGACCTCGAAGTGATGGTCGCGGGCGGCGACGGCGACGGCTACTCCATCGGCGCGGGGCACTTCGTCCACGCCGTCCGCCGGAACGTCGACATGAGCTACGTCGTGATGGACAACCGCATCTACGGGCTGACGAAGGGGCAGGCCTCGCCGACCTCGCGCGAGGACTTCGAGACCTCGACGACGCCGGAGGGGCCCCAGCAGCCCCCCGTCAACCCGCTCGCGCTCGCGCTCGCCTCGGGCGCGACGTTCATCGCCCAGTCGTTCTCCAGCGACGCCCTGCGTCACCAGGAGATCGTCCGGCAGGCGATCGAGCACGACGGCTTCGGCTTCGTCAACGTGTTCTCGCCGTGTGTCACGTTCAACGACGTGGACACCTACGACTACTTCCGCGACTCGCTGGTCGACCTCGGGGAGGAGGACTACGACCCGACCGACCGCGAGGCGGCCAAGGAGAAGGTTCTCGACGCCGACAAGGAGTACATGGGCGTGCTCTATCAGGACGAGGAGAGCCAGTCGTACGAGCAGACCCACGGCCTCGACTCGAACATGAGCGACATCGACCACGAGGGCGCCCCCGAGGGCGCGATGGACCTCGTGAGAGAGTTCTACTAA
- a CDS encoding 2-oxoacid:acceptor oxidoreductase subunit alpha, which yields MPADFNWAIGGEAGDGIDSTGKIFAQALSRAGRHVFTSKDFASRIRGGYTAYKVRTSTEKVRSVVDRLDVLVALTPRTIEENLDELHEGSVIIYDGERTTMADVEIPDGMIGLDVPLKSLAEDAGGAIMRNVVALGAACEATNFDIEHLDSSLKKRFGDKGQALVDNNKQAARLGQEYVQEEYSDIEFDYDLETTDNDYVLLNGDEAIGMGAIAAGCKYYAGYPITPATDVMTYLKGRIENFGGHVVQAEDELAAINLALGAARAGARSMTATSGPGIDLMTETFGLVATSETPLVIVDVMRSGPSTGMPTKQEQGDLNMMLYGGHGEIPRFVVAPTTVDECFWKTVEAFNLAEKYQTPVYLAADLAMAVTEQTFEPDAFDMDAVEIDRGKVVDEDTIEDHQTESGGFKPHELTEDGVSPRAFPGTEGGAHMSTGLEHDEQGRRTEDTEMRVKQVDKRNRKVETAREREDFSPREFGNPESDNLVVTWGSNEGTLVEALEFLEEEDIDVRILSVPYLFPRPDLTEEFEAADEVVVVECNATGQFADVVEHDTLQRVKRVNKYNGVQFKADELADDIKETLAPDEGQEVEA from the coding sequence ATGCCAGCGGACTTCAACTGGGCCATCGGCGGGGAGGCCGGCGATGGCATCGACTCCACCGGGAAGATCTTCGCGCAGGCGCTCTCCCGGGCGGGTCGACACGTCTTCACGTCGAAGGACTTCGCCTCCCGGATCCGGGGCGGCTACACCGCGTACAAGGTGCGCACGTCCACGGAGAAGGTCCGGTCGGTCGTCGACCGGCTGGACGTCCTCGTCGCGCTCACGCCCCGAACGATCGAGGAGAACCTCGACGAGCTCCACGAGGGCTCGGTCATCATCTACGACGGCGAGCGGACGACGATGGCCGACGTCGAGATCCCGGACGGGATGATCGGGCTCGACGTGCCGCTCAAGAGCCTCGCGGAGGACGCCGGCGGCGCCATCATGCGCAACGTCGTCGCGCTGGGCGCCGCCTGCGAGGCGACGAACTTCGACATCGAGCACCTCGACTCCTCGCTGAAGAAGCGCTTCGGCGACAAGGGACAGGCGCTCGTCGACAACAACAAGCAGGCGGCCCGCCTCGGCCAGGAGTACGTTCAGGAGGAGTACTCCGACATCGAGTTCGACTACGACCTGGAGACCACCGACAACGACTACGTCCTGCTCAACGGCGACGAGGCGATCGGCATGGGCGCCATCGCGGCCGGCTGCAAGTACTACGCCGGCTACCCGATCACGCCCGCGACGGACGTGATGACGTACCTGAAGGGCCGCATCGAGAACTTCGGCGGCCACGTCGTCCAGGCGGAGGACGAGCTCGCTGCGATCAACCTGGCGCTCGGCGCCGCGCGCGCCGGCGCGCGCTCGATGACGGCGACCTCCGGGCCCGGCATCGACCTGATGACCGAAACGTTCGGCCTGGTCGCGACCTCCGAGACGCCGCTGGTCATCGTCGACGTAATGCGCTCGGGTCCCTCGACGGGGATGCCGACCAAGCAGGAGCAGGGCGACCTCAACATGATGCTGTACGGCGGGCACGGCGAGATCCCGCGGTTCGTCGTCGCGCCCACGACCGTCGACGAGTGCTTCTGGAAGACCGTCGAGGCGTTCAACCTCGCCGAGAAGTACCAGACGCCCGTCTACCTCGCGGCCGACCTCGCGATGGCGGTCACCGAGCAGACGTTCGAGCCCGACGCCTTCGACATGGACGCCGTCGAGATCGACCGCGGCAAGGTCGTCGACGAGGACACGATCGAGGACCACCAGACCGAGTCTGGCGGCTTCAAGCCGCACGAGCTCACCGAGGACGGCGTCTCCCCGCGCGCGTTCCCCGGCACGGAGGGCGGCGCGCACATGTCCACCGGCCTGGAGCACGACGAGCAGGGCCGCCGGACCGAGGACACGGAGATGCGCGTCAAGCAGGTCGACAAGCGCAACCGCAAGGTCGAGACCGCCCGCGAGCGCGAGGACTTCTCGCCGCGGGAGTTCGGCAACCCCGAGTCGGACAACCTCGTCGTCACGTGGGGGTCCAACGAGGGGACCCTCGTCGAGGCGCTGGAGTTCCTCGAGGAGGAGGACATCGACGTGCGGATCCTCTCGGTGCCGTACCTGTTCCCGCGTCCGGATCTCACCGAGGAGTTCGAGGCGGCCGACGAGGTCGTCGTCGTCGAGTGTAACGCGACGGGACAGTTCGCCGACGTGGTCGAGCACGACACGCTCCAGCGCGTGAAACGGGTTAACAAGTACAACGGCGTGCAGTTCAAGGCGGACGAGCTCGCCGACGACATCAAGGAGACCCTGGCCCCCGACGAGGGCCAGGAGGTGGAAGCATGA
- a CDS encoding FAD-dependent oxidoreductase translates to MDATVAVRSVAEVGPDTVAVTLDSPAEFDGRPGQFVKLTAVVDDEEVSRFYTISSPDTDGEFETTVGLDGGDFSAYLAALEAGDEIEMAGPFGDDYYRGEARAVVLAGGPGVGPAVAIGEAALEAGNEAAVVYRDDAPAHTERLDALRERGASVVVTDGDIADAVAEAITGADGEQAFVYGFADFVDTATAALSAAGYAGDAKVENFG, encoded by the coding sequence ATGGACGCCACAGTCGCGGTGCGGTCGGTCGCGGAAGTCGGTCCCGATACGGTCGCGGTGACGCTCGATTCGCCCGCGGAGTTCGACGGGAGACCGGGGCAGTTCGTGAAGCTCACCGCCGTCGTCGACGACGAGGAGGTGTCGCGCTTCTACACGATCTCCTCGCCCGACACCGACGGCGAGTTCGAGACGACCGTCGGCCTCGACGGCGGCGACTTCTCGGCGTACCTCGCGGCCCTGGAGGCCGGCGACGAGATCGAGATGGCCGGTCCCTTCGGCGACGACTACTACCGGGGCGAGGCGCGCGCGGTCGTGCTCGCGGGCGGCCCGGGCGTCGGCCCCGCGGTCGCCATCGGGGAGGCGGCGCTGGAGGCTGGCAACGAGGCCGCCGTCGTCTACCGGGACGACGCGCCGGCACACACCGAGCGCCTCGACGCCCTGCGCGAGCGCGGCGCGAGCGTCGTGGTCACCGACGGCGACATCGCCGACGCGGTCGCCGAGGCGATCACGGGCGCCGACGGCGAGCAGGCGTTCGTCTACGGCTTCGCCGACTTCGTCGACACGGCGACCGCGGCGCTCTCGGCGGCGGGGTACGCGGGCGACGCGAAAGTCGAGAACTTCGGGTAA
- a CDS encoding alkaline phosphatase family protein, with protein sequence MGLFDRLRGDDDPRVAFIGIDGVPNSLLAEHPDRFPNFAALADEGSSAAIDSIVPPESSACWPALTTGVNPGETGVYGFQDREVGSYDTYVPMGRDVQATRIWDRVAEDGRDASVLNVPVTFPPQRNVQRMVSGFLSPGVDKAAYPDDLREYLESIDYRIDTNAKLGHNDDKSEFLEVSHETLDKRFEAFTHYIEQDDWDLFFGVFMTTDRVNHFLFEDYARDGEYYEEFMEFYEKVDDYVGQIRELLPEDVTLVVASDHGFTVQDYEVEINRWLQNEGWLEFEDDDHEELGDIADSARAYSLIPGRLYLNLEGREPRGSVPQEDYEAVRDELKADIEALEGPDGTPVAKRVVEKEEAFRGDHDDIAPDLTIIPNHGFDLKAKFKPHDDGVFSTGPRNGMHSFENATLFVDDPDATIADADLLDIAPTILDLMDVDYARADFDGASLV encoded by the coding sequence ATGGGACTATTCGACCGGCTCCGCGGGGACGACGATCCCCGAGTCGCGTTCATCGGTATCGACGGGGTGCCCAACTCGCTGCTGGCGGAACACCCCGACCGGTTCCCGAACTTCGCCGCGCTCGCCGACGAGGGCTCGTCCGCCGCCATCGACTCCATCGTTCCGCCGGAGTCGTCGGCGTGCTGGCCGGCGCTCACGACCGGCGTCAACCCCGGCGAGACGGGCGTGTACGGCTTCCAGGACCGGGAGGTCGGGAGCTACGACACGTACGTCCCGATGGGTCGGGACGTGCAGGCGACGCGCATCTGGGACCGGGTCGCCGAGGACGGCCGCGACGCGAGCGTGCTGAACGTCCCGGTGACGTTCCCGCCCCAGCGCAACGTCCAGCGGATGGTCTCGGGGTTCCTCTCGCCGGGCGTCGACAAGGCGGCCTACCCCGACGACCTCCGGGAGTACCTCGAGTCGATCGACTACCGGATCGACACGAACGCGAAGCTCGGGCACAACGACGACAAGAGCGAGTTCCTCGAGGTCTCGCATGAGACCCTCGACAAGCGCTTCGAGGCGTTCACCCACTACATCGAGCAGGACGACTGGGACCTGTTCTTCGGCGTGTTCATGACGACCGACCGGGTGAACCACTTCCTGTTCGAGGACTACGCCCGCGACGGCGAGTACTACGAGGAGTTCATGGAGTTCTACGAGAAGGTCGACGACTACGTCGGGCAGATCCGCGAGCTGCTCCCGGAGGACGTGACGCTCGTCGTCGCCTCCGACCACGGCTTCACCGTGCAGGACTACGAGGTCGAGATCAACCGGTGGCTCCAGAACGAGGGGTGGCTCGAGTTCGAGGACGACGACCACGAGGAACTGGGCGACATCGCCGACAGCGCGCGCGCGTACTCGCTCATTCCCGGCCGCCTGTACCTCAACCTGGAGGGCCGCGAGCCCCGCGGGTCGGTGCCCCAGGAGGACTACGAGGCGGTCCGCGACGAACTGAAGGCCGACATCGAGGCGCTCGAGGGCCCCGACGGCACGCCCGTCGCCAAGCGCGTCGTCGAGAAGGAGGAGGCGTTCCGCGGCGACCACGACGACATCGCGCCGGACCTGACGATCATTCCGAACCACGGCTTCGACCTGAAGGCGAAGTTCAAGCCCCACGACGACGGCGTGTTCTCGACGGGGCCGCGAAACGGGATGCACAGCTTCGAGAACGCGACCCTGTTCGTCGACGACCCCGACGCGACGATCGCCGACGCCGACCTGCTCGACATCGCGCCGACTATCCTCGACCTGATGGACGTGGACTACGCCCGCGCGGACTTCGACGGCGCCAGCCTCGTCTGA
- a CDS encoding MFS transporter has protein sequence MPDDSGAGVDAPTDTDPEPDPFDSFRQFAALPGDVFVLSLAMFAFSLGFQATGRYLPQYLAVLGASSLALGAYGSVGNLISAVFPYPGGALSDRLGSRTSLTLFGLASTLGFLVWWAADPFRTVPVGPTNLAVVMIFLGLFLSQAWKSFGLGATFAVVKQSVPTDRLASGFAATETFRRTAFLLGPLLVAGVLSVYAFTEGFRLVLLGAAVVGAIATVAQFVLYDASNDSIGKSFQGVGMVLEDLRSLPETLGPLLVGDTLVRFANGMVYVFFVRVVVDVLAVGATLPVVGELSPEAYFGVLLGIEMAVALLTMVPVARLARSVGLKPVVALGFAVYAVFPAMLIFAPPDATVLAVLFAFSGLRFAGLPAHKALIVGPAEADAGGRVTGTYYLVRNVITVPSALVGGWIYGRSPEVAFALATVVGLVGVGYFLLRGREFEAYASA, from the coding sequence ATGCCGGACGATTCCGGGGCGGGCGTCGACGCGCCGACCGACACGGACCCCGAACCGGACCCCTTCGACTCCTTCCGGCAGTTCGCCGCCCTCCCGGGCGACGTGTTCGTGCTCTCGCTTGCGATGTTCGCGTTCAGCCTCGGCTTTCAGGCGACCGGACGGTACCTGCCGCAGTATCTCGCGGTGCTCGGCGCCTCCAGCCTCGCGCTCGGCGCCTACGGCTCGGTCGGCAACCTCATCTCCGCGGTGTTCCCGTACCCGGGGGGCGCGCTGTCGGACCGCCTCGGCTCGCGCACGTCGCTGACGCTGTTCGGCCTCGCGTCGACGCTCGGGTTCCTCGTGTGGTGGGCGGCCGACCCGTTCCGGACGGTGCCCGTCGGCCCGACGAACCTCGCGGTCGTCATGATCTTCCTCGGGCTGTTCCTCTCGCAGGCGTGGAAGTCGTTCGGGCTGGGCGCGACGTTCGCGGTGGTGAAACAGTCGGTGCCGACCGACCGGCTCGCCTCCGGGTTCGCCGCCACGGAGACGTTCCGGCGGACGGCGTTCCTGCTGGGGCCGCTGCTCGTCGCCGGCGTGCTCTCAGTGTACGCGTTCACCGAGGGGTTCCGCCTCGTCCTGCTGGGCGCGGCCGTCGTCGGGGCGATCGCGACCGTCGCGCAGTTCGTCCTCTACGACGCCTCGAACGACTCGATCGGCAAGTCGTTCCAGGGCGTCGGCATGGTACTCGAAGACCTTCGGTCGCTGCCGGAGACGCTCGGCCCGCTGCTCGTCGGCGACACGCTGGTGCGGTTCGCCAACGGGATGGTGTACGTGTTCTTCGTGCGCGTCGTCGTCGACGTGCTCGCCGTGGGCGCGACGCTCCCGGTCGTGGGCGAGCTCTCCCCGGAGGCGTACTTCGGCGTCCTGCTGGGGATCGAGATGGCGGTCGCCCTGCTCACGATGGTGCCGGTCGCACGCCTCGCGCGGTCGGTCGGCCTCAAGCCCGTGGTCGCGCTCGGGTTCGCCGTCTACGCCGTGTTCCCCGCGATGTTGATCTTCGCGCCGCCGGACGCGACGGTGCTGGCGGTGCTGTTCGCGTTCTCGGGGCTCCGGTTCGCGGGCCTGCCCGCGCACAAGGCGCTCATCGTCGGGCCGGCCGAGGCCGACGCCGGCGGGCGCGTGACGGGCACGTACTACCTCGTCCGCAACGTGATCACCGTCCCGAGCGCCCTCGTCGGCGGCTGGATCTACGGCCGCTCGCCTGAGGTCGCGTTCGCCCTCGCGACGGTCGTCGGCCTCGTCGGCGTCGGATACTTCCTCCTGCGCGGACGCGAGTTCGAGGCGTACGCGAGCGCCTGA
- a CDS encoding response regulator, whose product MSTDDSTRTGTADRGAESRGDDGTARSLRVVHVESDEEFATLTDAYFRRSYPEIELVHADGVADALTAARSGVDCVVTDHRPPLTDAAEVATAVGRVDDGVPVVALSGALDDLDDVAGVDGTISKRHGLDALDALVRTVSRATATDGTEPSGSS is encoded by the coding sequence ATGTCGACGGACGACTCGACCCGAACGGGGACGGCGGACCGGGGCGCCGAGAGCCGGGGCGACGATGGGACGGCGAGGTCGCTCCGGGTCGTGCACGTCGAATCCGACGAGGAGTTCGCGACGTTGACGGACGCGTACTTCCGACGGTCGTACCCCGAGATCGAACTCGTACACGCGGACGGCGTCGCCGACGCGCTCACGGCCGCCCGGTCGGGCGTCGACTGCGTCGTCACCGACCATCGCCCGCCTCTGACCGACGCCGCCGAGGTGGCGACGGCGGTCGGCCGCGTCGACGACGGCGTTCCGGTCGTCGCGCTCTCGGGCGCCCTCGACGACCTCGACGACGTTGCCGGGGTCGACGGGACCATCTCGAAGCGTCACGGCCTCGACGCGCTGGATGCACTCGTCCGGACCGTGTCGCGGGCGACGGCGACCGACGGGACCGAACCGAGCGGATCGTCGTAA
- a CDS encoding DUF7536 family protein has protein sequence MSEQSRDTGDESAPAESRPDRPPITGLVETLSVKRNVAVGAAVGVALAVAVYAVRALELLGPVGGTREYPVLGPDGYFLLLAFVLASSTTLLVASVLTVVSAVRALRAPDTS, from the coding sequence GTGAGCGAGCAGTCACGTGATACCGGCGACGAGTCCGCCCCCGCCGAGTCGCGCCCGGATCGTCCCCCGATCACCGGGCTGGTGGAGACGCTGTCGGTGAAGCGAAACGTGGCCGTCGGGGCGGCCGTCGGCGTCGCGCTCGCGGTCGCCGTGTACGCGGTGCGTGCGCTCGAACTGCTCGGCCCGGTCGGCGGCACCCGCGAGTATCCCGTGTTGGGTCCGGACGGCTACTTCCTGCTGCTCGCGTTCGTGCTCGCGTCGTCGACGACGCTGCTCGTCGCGTCGGTGCTGACCGTCGTCTCCGCCGTGCGCGCGCTCCGCGCGCCCGACACCTCCTGA